The sequence GGCTTCACGACGAGGTCGATGCCGCGCAGAATCTCGGTGCCGTCTTCGGCGATGCGGGCGTGCAGGTTCTTGATCTCAAGCATGATGATATCCGTCGGTATTCTGGATGTGCGGTATGCGAGGCGGTCGGCCGGCGTCAGCCGACCGAGCCTTCGAGCGAAATGGAGATCAGCTTCTGCGCCTCGACGGCGAACTCCATCGGCAGCTGCTGGATCACGTCCTTGACGAAACCGTTGACGATCAGCGCCACCGCTTCCTCGTCCGACAGGCCCCGCTGCTGGCAGTAGAACATCTGGTCGTCGGAGATCTTCGAGGTGGTCGCCTCGTGCTCGAACACGGCCGTCGCGTTCTTCGACTCGATGTAGGGCACCGTGTGGGCACCGCAATCCTGGCCGATCAGCAGGCTGTCGCACTGGGTGAAGTTGCGCGCGTTCGACGCCTTGCGATGCGCCGAGACGAGGCCGCGATAGGTGTTCTGCGACTTGCCGGCCGAAATGCCCTTGGAGATGATGCGGCTCGACGTGTTCTTGCCGAGATGGATCATCTTGGTGCCGCTGTCGATCTGCTGGTAACCGTTCGACACCGCGATCGAGTAGAACTCGCCGCGCGAATTGTCGCCGCGCAGGATGCAGGACGGGTACTTCCAGGTGATCGCCGAACCGGTCTCGACCTGGGTCCAGGAGATCTTGGAGTTCTTGCCCCGGCAGTCGCCACGCTTGGTGACGAAGTTGTAGATGCCGCCCTTGCCTTCCTTGTCGCCCGGAAACCAGTTCTGGACGGTGGAGTACTTGATCTCGGCATCATCCAGCGCAACGAGCTCGACCACGGCCGCATGCAGCTGGTTCTCGTCGCGCTGCGGCGCCGTGCAGCCCTCCAGATAGGAGACGTAGGCGCCCTTCTCGGCGATGATCAGCGTGCGCTCGAACTGGCCGGTGTTCTTCTCGTTGATACGGAAATAGGTCGACAGCTCCATCGGGCAGCGAACGCCCTCCGGCACATAGACGAACGATCCGTCGGTGAAGACCGCCGAGTTCAGCGTCGCATAGTAGTTGTCGGTGACCGGCACCACGGAGCCGAGATACTTGCGCACCAGCTCCGGGTGTTCCCGCAGCGCTTCCGAGATCGAGCAGAAGATGACGCCGGCCTTCTTCAGCTCTTCCTTGAAGGTGGTGACCACCGACACGCTGTCGAACACCGCGTCCACCGCAACGCGGTTCTTCGGCTCGACGCCGGCCAGGATCTCCTGCTCGCGCAAGGGGATGCCCAGCTTCTCGTAGGTCGCCAGCAGCTCCGGATCGACCTCGTCGAGGCTCTTGGGCCCCGGCGCGGACTTCGGCGCGGAGTAGTAGTAGATGTCGTTGAAGTCGATCTTCGGGTACTCGACGCGAGCCCAGGTCGGCTCGGTCATCGTCAGCCAGCGGCGATACGCCTCGAGCCGCCATTCCAGCATCCATTCCGGCTCGTCCTTCTTGGCCGAGATGAAGCGGATGATGTCTTCGTTGAGACCCTTAGGAGCCTTGTCGGACTCGATGTCGGTGATGAAACCGTACTTGTACTGATCCACATCGATCGACCGGACGCGGTCGATCGTTTCCTGAACTGCAGGCATGCGTGTCTCCATCCACTGCGGTGTCAAGGACCGCGGGTTGTCGCACTATGTAATGGATGCGGCCTGGGCCGCATCCGGGTCATGATGGTCCGGAACCCGTCAGGCGGCGCGACCCGCGCCTGCCTGCCTGATCCGTCCCGATATCCGCCGCCATGCGGCAAGAAACCGTTCGATCTCCTCGGGCGCGGTCTCCCGGCCGAGGCTGATCCTGATGGCGCCGCGCGCCAGATCCTTGTTCGCACCCATCGCCGACAGCACCGGCGAGACGCCGACCTTGCCGCTCGAGCAGGCCGAGCCCGAAGACACTGCGATGCTCTCCAGATCGAGAGCGATCAGCGCGGTCTCCGCCGATACGCCCGGCACCGCGAAGCAGCTGGTGTTGGCGAGCCGCGGCGCGCCTGCGCCAAAGACCACCGTATCGGCCCATATATGGCAAAGCTCGCGCTCCATGCCATCCCGAAGGGCCCGAATTTCGTCCCAACCGTCCAGTTCCGCGGCAGCCAGCTCCGCCGCAAGGCCGAAACCGGCGATTGCCGCGACATTTTCCGTACCTGCCCGGCGCCAGTTTTCCTGTCCGCCGCCGGTGAGCAAGGGGGCGGGGTGCAACCCTGCCCTGCGCACCACGAGCGCGCCCGCGCCCTGCGGACCGCCGATCTTGTGGGCCGAAAGCGCCAGGCTGTCAGCGCCCCAGGCCTCCATGTCGATGGCGATGCGGCCTGCCGCCTGCACCGCATCCACATGCAGCACCGCGCCGCTCTCCTTGAGCGCCGCCGAAATCTCCGCCAGCGGCTGCAGCACGCCGGTCTCGTTGTTGGCGGCCATCACCGCCACCAGAACGCTCTCGCCCGCCGCCGTCAGCTCCGCGACCCGCGCCGCCAACGATGCGGCATCGACAAGGCCCTCGCCATCGACCGGGACGCTCTCTCGCGCCTCGGCCGGGAAGCGTCCGCCTGCCGCGACCGAGGGATGCTCGCTCGCTGCAACCAGCAGCCGGGTGAACCGCCGCTCGCCGCGCCCGTCCTTCCAGACCGGCGACAGCGCCGTCACGTTCGCCTCGGTGGCGCCCGAGGTGAAGCTCACCTGCGCGCCCGGAACCCCGCACAGCCGGGCGACCTGCGCCCGCGCCGTCTCGATCGTGCCGCGTGCCCGGCGCCCGGGTCCGTGAACGGACGAGGCATTTCCCGTGCGCCTCAGCACGGAACAGACGAGTTCGGCCACCTGCGGACGCAAGGGCGCCCCGGCATTGTGGTCGAAATAGATGTCCGTCCGTGACGTCATGACCGTCATATGTCTCCGCCGGAACCGCCCTGCCCGGCCTACTCGACCGACAAAACCGCTCCTGACCGCTTCTACCGCGATGCAATTCTTGCAATTCCGCGTGGAGATCGGTTTAAGACATCCCTATATACCACGCTGGCCGGACGGACAGATCGACACGACTGGTCGACCGGGCCGCCGACGTGAACCGGTCGAGATGCGGCGTCCGCCGTCAACTTTCGAACGATTCTAAAGAAGTTGTAGGAAGCAGGGCCATCCGAGTCAAGCCGGACTAAGCAATACCCCTGAGTTTCGCAACCTTTCGCGACCCCGGTGCGCGGCAACCGCAGTTAAGGAACGAATACCCCATGAACGAGGTGGTCCATGCCTGAAGTGATTTTCAACGGTCCGGCCGGCCGGATCGAAGGCCGCTTTCAGCCGGCGAAATCGCGGACGGCGCCCATCGCCCTGATCCTGCATCTGCATCCGCAGTTCGGCGGGACGATGAACAACCAGATCGTCTATCAGCTCTACTACATGTTCGCGAAGCGCGGCTTCGCCGTCCTGCGGTTCAACTTCCGCGGCGTCGGGCGCAGCCAGGGCTCCTTCGACCATGGCCAGGGCGAGCTGTCCGATGCCGCTGCCGCGCTCGACTGGGTCCAGACGGTCCATCCCGACGCGCGCTCCTGCTGGATCGCCGGCTTCTCCTTCGGTGCCTGGATCGGCATGCAGCTCCTGATGCGCCGCCCGGAGGTGGAAGGCTTCATCTCCGCCGCTCCGCCGGCCAACCTGCATGACTTCTCGTTCCTGGCGCCCTGCCCCTCCTCCGGCCTCATCGTCCATGGCGATGCCGACAAGGTGGTGCCGTCCAAGGACGTCCAGACGCTGGTCGACAAGCTGAAGACGCAGAAGGGCATCGTGATCGACCACAAGGTCATCCCGGGCGCCAACCACTTCTTCGAGAACCACATGGACGAGTTGATGGCCGAGTGCGGCTCCTATCTCGACAAGCGCCTCGGCGTCACCAGCGAGATCGCCTGATCGCATCGACGGTCTCCAGACCCTTGAAACGCCGGCCCTTTGTGGCCGGCGTTTTGGTATTTCCTTCCCCGCGGGCGAACCGCCCGGCTATAAGCCGGATCACCCGCCGCCACACAGGAAAGCACCCATGTCCACGCCCGCTCTGGTCTTCGATCTCGACGGCACCCTGGTCGACACTCGCCACGACCTTGCCGCCGCGCTCAACGCGGTCATGCGCGAGGAAGGCCTGTCCGGCGTCGACATCGAGACGCTCGGCCACCTGTTCGGCGTCGGCGCCCGGCCGATGATCGCCAAGGCGCTTTGGGCCAACGGCATTCCCGATCCCGACCCGGCCGAGATCGAGCGGCTCTACCTGCGCTTCATCGCCTTCTACACAGCCGACATTGCCGGCCTCAGCCGCCCCTTTCCGGGCATCCACGAGGCGCTGGAGACGGCCCGCAAGGACGGCTGGCGGCTGGCCGTGTGCACCAACAAGTCGGAGCCGATCGCCCGCCAGTTGCTGGATCACCTGAAGATGCTGGATCTGTTCGACTCGCTGGTCGGCGGCGACACGTTCGCCAGACCGAAGCCGGACGCCGCCCCCGTTCTGGGCGCGGTCGAGCGCGCCGGCGCGCGCCTTTCCGGTTCGGTGATGATCGGCGACAGCAAGACCGATATCGATGCGGCCCGCGCGGCCGGCATTCCGGTCGTGGCCGTCACCTTCGGCTACACCGCGGTTCCGGTGCGCGAGCTTTCGCCCGACGCCGTGATCGACCATTTCGACGAGTTGCACCCGGCCCTTGCCGGACTTCCCGGCCCGCGCTGATCGCTGCAAGGCAGGACGGAAGAAAGCCGCTGCGGCTCAAAAGTCGGTCAGGAGCCGCGACCAGCTCTCCGACGACAGGCCTTCCGCATAGACGAGGTCCTGGTCCAGCGCGCGGTGCAACGCCGGCATCCGCCCGGCGATGCAGAAGAAGCCGCGATGGCGGAAGCACATGTGCTTTTGCGCCTGCAGCGCCTGCAT comes from Stappia sp. 28M-7 and encodes:
- the sufB gene encoding Fe-S cluster assembly protein SufB, with the translated sequence MPAVQETIDRVRSIDVDQYKYGFITDIESDKAPKGLNEDIIRFISAKKDEPEWMLEWRLEAYRRWLTMTEPTWARVEYPKIDFNDIYYYSAPKSAPGPKSLDEVDPELLATYEKLGIPLREQEILAGVEPKNRVAVDAVFDSVSVVTTFKEELKKAGVIFCSISEALREHPELVRKYLGSVVPVTDNYYATLNSAVFTDGSFVYVPEGVRCPMELSTYFRINEKNTGQFERTLIIAEKGAYVSYLEGCTAPQRDENQLHAAVVELVALDDAEIKYSTVQNWFPGDKEGKGGIYNFVTKRGDCRGKNSKISWTQVETGSAITWKYPSCILRGDNSRGEFYSIAVSNGYQQIDSGTKMIHLGKNTSSRIISKGISAGKSQNTYRGLVSAHRKASNARNFTQCDSLLIGQDCGAHTVPYIESKNATAVFEHEATTSKISDDQMFYCQQRGLSDEEAVALIVNGFVKDVIQQLPMEFAVEAQKLISISLEGSVG
- a CDS encoding cysteine desulfurase family protein, which translates into the protein MTSRTDIYFDHNAGAPLRPQVAELVCSVLRRTGNASSVHGPGRRARGTIETARAQVARLCGVPGAQVSFTSGATEANVTALSPVWKDGRGERRFTRLLVAASEHPSVAAGGRFPAEARESVPVDGEGLVDAASLAARVAELTAAGESVLVAVMAANNETGVLQPLAEISAALKESGAVLHVDAVQAAGRIAIDMEAWGADSLALSAHKIGGPQGAGALVVRRAGLHPAPLLTGGGQENWRRAGTENVAAIAGFGLAAELAAAELDGWDEIRALRDGMERELCHIWADTVVFGAGAPRLANTSCFAVPGVSAETALIALDLESIAVSSGSACSSGKVGVSPVLSAMGANKDLARGAIRISLGRETAPEEIERFLAAWRRISGRIRQAGAGRAA
- a CDS encoding HAD family hydrolase, giving the protein MSTPALVFDLDGTLVDTRHDLAAALNAVMREEGLSGVDIETLGHLFGVGARPMIAKALWANGIPDPDPAEIERLYLRFIAFYTADIAGLSRPFPGIHEALETARKDGWRLAVCTNKSEPIARQLLDHLKMLDLFDSLVGGDTFARPKPDAAPVLGAVERAGARLSGSVMIGDSKTDIDAARAAGIPVVAVTFGYTAVPVRELSPDAVIDHFDELHPALAGLPGPR
- a CDS encoding alpha/beta hydrolase, which translates into the protein MPEVIFNGPAGRIEGRFQPAKSRTAPIALILHLHPQFGGTMNNQIVYQLYYMFAKRGFAVLRFNFRGVGRSQGSFDHGQGELSDAAAALDWVQTVHPDARSCWIAGFSFGAWIGMQLLMRRPEVEGFISAAPPANLHDFSFLAPCPSSGLIVHGDADKVVPSKDVQTLVDKLKTQKGIVIDHKVIPGANHFFENHMDELMAECGSYLDKRLGVTSEIA